From Maribacter dokdonensis DSW-8:
TTGAATAGCTCCAGCAGCAGTTGTTACTAAAACTTGGTCGTCAGTTAAAGGTAAAGCGGCCGGCGTTATTGTAAAAGGAGTAGCTATAGTTCCGTCGCCAGAAATTGTAACGCCATCGGCAACTTCGGTAGTTCCGCCAGTTGCACCTGGAGGAGTTGCCCAAACAACATCTCCATCAACATTCGTGCTTAAAAATTCTCCATTGGCACCTGGTGTTATTGTGAAAGGTGTAGCTGCAGTTCCATCACCAGAAATTGTTGTTCCATCAGCTACTTCGGTGGATCCACCTGTTCCACCTGGTGCTGCTACCCAAGTTACAGCACCACCAACGGTACTTAAAAACTGACCATTTAGACCGGGTTCTATTTTTAAAGGAGTAACCGCTTCATTTTCTATGGTAAGTAAACCTTGGTCATTCATGGTAGCATCACCAGAAATAAAACCTTGTTCCGCTACATTTGCGTTGGAGCCTATTAAAATATTTCCTTGGTTTAAAGGGATTTCTCCATTTTTTAAATATCCGAAAGCAGCAATCTCAGCATCTGTCAATTGGGTGTCTGTGTCAATAGATGTAAGTGGAACTGATAATGTACCTGCAACATCTGTTATCCTTAACTCGCCTCCAACAACATCAAAAGCAGTGTTTTGTTCATTAACAGGGTCACTACCCCCAGAGGTTACAACATCTGCAATTTCTGTGTCAACATAAGCTTTTGTAGCTGCGTCATTGATATCTACTGGTGCTCCAATGTTTTCAATTCGTATACCTCCAGCGTCATTTCCATCTAAAAGTACTTCTTCGATATTCTGTAGTTCATTGCTTGCATTGGCATCCGCATCATCTACGTTTAAAGTAATTTCATTTCCATTTAAAATAGAAATATTACCAGCAGTTCCATTTGTAGCGATTGTTTGCTCATCGGTGCCGGTATTGGTATAAGTGCTTAGGTCAATGGGTGTACCACCATCTTGTAAGGTTAAAATATTATTTTGCAAAGTTAACTGCTGATCATCTGATCCTACCAAAGCTTCTAAACTAATGGTAGAAACACCTGGTGTAGTTGATCTAGAAATAGTTAGAGTATTATCTAATTTATCAAAGGTCAGGTCAAAAAGATCGTTGGTGTCTTCCCATTGTACAATGCCATTTTCATCTGTAGTCAACACCTGATCGGCTATAGTGTTGGCCATATCTTCTGGGGCAATGCTGCCATCCCTAATTTCTACGGAACCTACCGCATTTTGTCTAAGCTCGCTGGATCCTACGGATTCTGCAGCCAGTTTGTCCTGTGTTATAGAATTGTCCTGTATATCATCTGGACCAATGCCTCCATCAATAATATTATCGCCCAAAATGCTGTTTTTGGCAACTTCTAAGTTGTACCCAGCCGCAGATTCCGTAATCTCTATGGTACTTCTGCCATTAATAATAGGGTCGTTGGTTATGGTAAAGTTCACGGCATCACAAAGGTTTACCCACTGGGTGCCATCATAGTAATTAACACATTCCGTATCGGTATTGTAGACCAAACCACCACGCTGTGGGGTAATGGCTTCCATTTCTAATGTGTTAACGCGGGTAATGACCAATACCTTAGAAGAACTTTCTAGCTCTAGAACAGACGAAGCATCTATATTTTGGGGGTTGTCTCCTATTTTAATTTGTCCGAATACGGGGGGCACTGCCAAAAAAATAAAGAAAATAAATAAAATTATTGCTTTCATACTTAGTGTCTTATGACGAGAAAATAACGATAAACAAAAATAGAATTATCTTGGTAATACCATTTATTTATAAGTTGAAATAATGTGCTATTGGGTTAAAGTACATGTATGGTCGTTGTACGGTATGGTTTTACATGAAGATAAGGACCTATTGCTTTCTTGGAAGATAAGAAATTAACAAAAGTTTATTGACAGGATTTTTTTTATAATAGTTACAAATCTTTTCTTTATCTTTTGAATACCCTATGGGTAGGGTATCATCCCTTTTAAGACACACTAAATGACCAGAAAATTACTTTTTTTATTTGTATTGTTTATCACAGTATCGGGCTTTGCACAAGATGATGCTAGAGTACCTTTAAGAGGTTCGGTAATCTACATGAGCATTGGAGTTCCCAATGAAAATGTGATTAACTCAACTTCTGAGCATGCAACCATTACCAATGACCAAGGGCAGTTTAAGATTAATGTAAAAGTGGGTGATCAATTAGTTTTTACGGCAGTAAACTACAATATAAAAGTAGTGACCATAACCGAGGAAATTTTGGCGAACAACCGTTTGGTGGTAGAGGTGAACGAAAAAGTGACGGAGTTAGACGAAGTGGTCATTACCCCAGAGCAGCAAGAACGTTTCTTGAAAATGAGAAACGAAGAATTTAAACAGCACGAGTACGAAATAGATCGAGGCACAGAGGTGGAGAATATTGCCATGTCCGATGTGGATAGAGGTATGCAAGACGGTCTTAATTTCGTAAACATCTTCAGGGCCATTTTTAAATCACAGGACCAAGCTGAAGAAGAGAAACCTAGGTTAAAGGTGAGTGAGGTGCTAAGACAGGTATATGACGATTCTTTCTTTGTTGTAGACCTGCAGATACCGCAAGATAAGATCAATGAGTTTTTGTATTACTGTGATGCTAGAATGCCTGCGCAGTCCTTACTTAAAAAGGAAAATGAATTTCAATTGATCGATGCATTGGTGAATCATAGTAAATCGTTTCTTAAAGATTTAAATGAGGAGTAGACTCCTATTCTTTTTTTTGCTTGCTAGCATTTCGGTTTTCTCCCAATTGGGCGAGACAAATAAATTAGAGGGCAGGGTATATAGTGATGACGGTGACGTTGCCGCCACTCATGTACTTAACTTAACATCTCAACGGGCCACCATAACCGATGAAAACGGATTTTTTACGGTTGCCGTGCAATTGTTGGATACCTTAGAATTTTCGGCCATACAATACAAAAAGAAAATTGTGGTAGTAAATACCGCAATTTTGGAAAGCAAGTTTATCTCTGTAGGTTTAGAAGAGGCACTTACTGAATTAGATGAGGTTACCGTAACGCCCTATAATCTTAGTGGTAACCTTTTAAAGGATCTGCCTACTTTAGAATTGGATCCCATAGTTACCGCATCTACTTTAGCTTTACCAAATGCTTATGTAAAAATACCTACCAAGGCCGAAAGGGAACTTTCTGCGGCTACAGCAAACCCCATAATGAGTTTTGACCCATTGATCAATGCCATTACCGGGCGTACTAAAATGTTGAAGAAGCGTGTAGAGCGCAATAAACTGTATGATAGAACGGAACGGGTACGTAAGTTTTACGCAGATAGTATTTACCAAAAACAGTTATTGATCCCTATTGATAAAATAGATGATTTTCTATATTATTGCGAGGTTGATCCCCGTTTTCAGCAAATTGTGGATACCCATAATGAAATGGAAATTTGGGAATACCTACGACAAAAGAGTATAGTGTACAGAAAGAATAATGCTTTGGATTAGGGGTGTTATATTTGGCATGTACTTTGCTCCATAGCATATGAAACCATACATTATGAAAATTTTTAAACCGGTATTGGTATTATTGATACTCCCCCTTTTTGCATTCGTAGGGGCGCACAAATTTTACATTAGTGTTACCAATGTAGACTATTCTGAAAAAGATGAGGCCATACAAATCATTACCCGTGTTTTTATAGATGATATGAATACGGTACTTAAAGAAAGATATGGTTATACTGCAAACCTGGGTACTGCTAAGGAAACGAAAATGGACAAGGATTTTCTTGAAAAATACTTACGTACAAAATTCTTGGTAGAAGTAAACCAAGAAAAGGCAACCTATGATTTTATAGGTCATAAGTATGATTCTGATATGGTCATTTGTTATTTAGAAGTACCTAATATTCCGTTATCCAACTTAAAACAAATTGGTATTACAGATGAAGTCCTTACGGATATTTATGATGATCAGCAAAACGTGGTGCACATGAAAGTAAAAGGCACAAAAAAAAGCCATGTTTTGGTGAAATCTCGTCCTAAAGGAATGTTAAATTTGTAACATATATTAAGATATCCCTATAAAAACTTTAATTTTCGGACACTAAAAAAACCAAGTAATGAAAAGAGTAAAGTACGCATTTGCGTCTATTTTATTCCTTTTTACGGCCGTAACGTTTGCTCAAGAAACGATGACCAAAGAAAAGGAACCTGGGCACTACAACCAGAGTAAGTTCAAACAATTGTATGAAGAGTTTTCTACGCCTAACACCTACAGATCTGCATCTGGCGCACCTGGTCCTGATTACTATCAGCAGCAGGCAGACTATGTAATGGACATTCGTTTAGATGATAAGAATGCTAAACTATTTGGTGAAGAGACCATTACATATACCAATAATTCCCCGGATGATTTGGAGTATTTATGGGTGCAGTTAGACCAAAATGTACGAGCTAAAGATTCTAAGGCGGCTTTAAAAAATGGTAGCGGTATTTCTTTGGGAGATTCTCCAGAGAAATTTGTAGGTAACTTTATGACCGAACCTTTTGATGGCGGTTTCAATATAGATTACGTTAAGGATGATTCTGGAAAAGCATTGCCTTACACCATTAACTTTACTATGATGCGTGTAGATTTACCTACGCCGTTAAAGAGTGGGGATAAGTATGCTTTTAAGATCAAGTGGAACTATAATATACCGGATCATACGATTAATAGGGCAAGATCAGGTTATGAGTATTTTGCTGAAGACGGTAACAGAGCATATGTAATTGCACAGTTCTTCCCAAGAATGGCCGTTTACAATGATGTTGAAGGATGGCAGAACCACCAGTTTTGGGGTAATGGCGAATTTGCTCTTCCTTTTGGGGATTATGAGGTGAACATTACCGTACCTGCAGATCATATTTTAGATGGTACAGGTGTACTTCAAAATAGAAAAGAAGTATATAGCAAAGAGATGATGGCGCGTTATGAAAAAGCGAAAAAATCATATGACAAACCTGTAATCATTGTAAGTCAAGAAGAAGCAGAAGCTGCAGAAAAAGGTTTTTCAGATAAAACAAAGACATGGAAGCTAAAAGCGGAGAATGTTCGTGATTTTGGTTTTGCAACCTCAAGAAAGTTCATTTGGGACATGCAAGCGGTAAAATTGGGTAACAGAGACGTAATGGCGGTATCTATGTACCCTAAAGAAGGTAACCCGTTATGGGAAGAGTATTCTACAAAAGCTGTAGCGCATACTTTGAAATCTTACTCTTCGCATACATTTGACTACCCTTACCCTAAAGCAATTTCTGTACATGCCAAAAGACAAGGTATGGAGTACCCAATGATCTGTTGGAACTACGGTAGACCAAATAAGGATGGTAGCTATTCTGACAGAACTAAATATGGAATGATCAGTGTAATCATTCATGAGGTAGGACATAACTTTTTCCCAATGATAGTAAATTCGGATGAGCGTCAATGGGGATGGATGGATGAAGGTTTAGATACTTTTATGCAGTACATGGCAGAGCAAGAGTTTGGGGAAGCATATCCAGAAGCTATTGCGCCTAACGCAAAATACCCATCAAGAAGAGGGGATCCAGCTAAGATCGTACCTTACATGAGCGGTGATCAAAGTACTATTGCACCAATTATGTCTAACCCTGAAAACGTTTTTCAATTAGGACCAAACGCCTATGGAAAACCTGCAACAGCGTTGAATATTTTGAGAGAGACCGTAATGGGTCGCGAGTTGTTCGATCATGCGTTTAAAACATATTCTCACCGTTGGAAATTTAAGCACCCAACCCCAGAAGATTTCTTTAGAACAATGGAAGATGCATCTGCCGTTGATCTAGATTGGTACTGGAGAGGATGGTTCTATACTACCGACTATGTGGATATGGCCGTAAAGGATATTAAGAAATACTACGTAAGCGATCAGCCAAATAAGAAGATGAAAGCATATTTGGCAGAGCGCGGTATACCAGAGTCCAATTTACCACCAATGGTATATTTAGAGGAGTATGATGATGCCGGTATGGTATCACCGGAACTAAAGAATAATTTGCCTTCTGAAACTTCTAAAACGTTGAAGGAATTTATGATGGATAATATGACGGCCGCTGAAAGAGCAGCTATAAAAGAGCCTAAGTATTTTTACGAAGTAACGTACAACAGTCCGGGTGGTTTACCAATGCCTTTAATTGTTGAGTATACATATGAGGACGGATCGGTTAAGAATGTAACCTATCCGCCAGAAATCTGGAGAAAGAACAGCAAAGAGGTAAGTATGGTGATTTCATCTACATCTGAGCTAAAAGGAATTCAGATAGACCCCAAAATGGAAACTGCTGATATTGATACAACTAACAATAGTTGGCCAAAGAAAGAGCAGGAAAGTGATTTCGATAAAATGAAAGAAGGAATCAAAGGAGAATAATTAACAAAACATTTATTGAAAAAAGCCTCGTATAACTACGGGGCTTTTTTAATTTCGATACTAAACTTGTTTATATTTGTAGTATGATTGCTATGTATTCATTATTTATTAGTGGCGCGGAAATTTTCTTCATTATGTTTATCGTAGTGATGGTTTTTGGTGCCGACAAAATTCCTGGTATTGCCAAGGGCTTGGGCAAAGGTATGCGCCAGCTAAAAGATGCTACTGAAGATATTAAACAAGAAATTCAAAAAAGTGCCGACAAACAAGGTATAGATACAAGTTTTGTGACCGATATTAAAAAGGATATTGATGACATGAAACAAGATATTAGTTCCGGTTTAGGTACTGACGTTAAAAAGCAAATAAATGACGTCACTAAAAATATCAATGAAGTAACCGGTACGATCAAGAGAAAATAAGCGCTTATGCTAGATAAGATCTTACAATGGGATCGAGATGCCTTTGTCTATCTTAACAGTCTAGGTATAGAACAGTACGATGCTTTTTGGTCTACCGTTACCAAATTTCCACCTTGGATTCCACTCTTTGCATTGATCATTACACTTTTCTTTATAAAATTCCCAAAGAAAGAAGCTATAACAATGATTTTGACCATATTGATTATGGCAGCTTTTGTGGCTACGGTCACTGACCTGACAAAGCATGTGGTAGCCCGCTTAAGACCTAATAATGACGAAGAGCTAAATACGTTGATCCGTATTTTACGGAGTCCGTCCGGGTTCAGCTTTTTTTCGGGCCATGCCTCATCTTCCTTTTCTATAATCACGTTGACCGTTCTTTTTTTAAGGCGAGAATTTAAATGGGTGTATTTATTTTATATCTGGCCTATACTATTTGCTATGAGTAGGGTGTATGTTGGGGTGCACTTTCCTATAGATTTAATGGTAGGTGCTTTGGTAGGTATATGCTCTGCTTGGTTGTTCTACAAGTTATACGGTTTACTTATTTTACCCTACTTAGGGTCAGTCCGTCACGAATAGGCAGCAATACCGTCTCTAATTGTGGATGATCACTTAGTTTTTTATTATAGTCCAACAATACTTTTGTGGTCACATCTTTTGGGTTCAAAGGCTCAACCACTTTACCTGACCACAATACATTATCTGAAAGTATCACAGAGCCAGATTTGGTTTTGGGTAGTACAACATCTAAATACTTATCGTATTGCTTTTTCTCCGCATCAATAAAAATAAGGTCAAAGGTGATATCCATTTTAGGGATAATGTCCAAAGCATTACCTACATGTTGTATGATCTGATTACCATAATCACTTCGATCAAAAAAAGTACGCTGAATTTGTTCTAGTTCTGCATTGACATCAATAGTATGTAATTGTCCGTTTTTTTGTAATCCTTCCGCAAGACATAAAGCGGAATAACCGGTATACGTGCCAATTTCTAGAATGTTGGCAGGATGTATCAATTTAGAAAGTAAACTTAAAACACGACCTTGAAAATGCCCCGTTAGCATACGGGGCTGTATAACCTTTAAATGCGTTTCTCGGGTAAGTTCTTGTAACAACTTAGGTTCTGGCTGTGAATGGTCCGCTAAGTAATTTTCTAAAAGTGGCGATAAAAAATGCATGCGTTTCTTTTTGCAAAAATAGGGTTTTAAGCCTTATTTTAATGGACTCAAATTAGCATAACCATGAACAATGAAATTACCCTTAGGGAAGCCCTAAAAAATGATGTGCCTGTACTATTGCAATATGAGCAAGAAGTGGTCAAGGCAGAACGCCCAATGGATCCAACTATTAGAAATAATGATGTGCAATACTATGATTTAGATGCATTGATAGAAAACCCAAGAGCTACCCTTATGGTTGCTTGTGACGGAGATAAAATTGTGGCAACGGGTTATGCATTGGAAAAACAGGCAAGACCTTACTTGGATCATGAGACCTATGCTTATTTGGGTTTTATGTATACCGATCCGGAATATAGGGGCAGGGGAATTAACGGTAAAATTGTGGAAGCCTTACAGCATTGGGCCATGAATATTGGGCTTACGGAAATAAGGTTGCATGTATATGAGGAAAATGAACCTGCTATTAAAGCCTATGAAAAAAAAGGGTTTAAAAGACACATGATCGAAATGCGATTAAGAACAGAATCTTAAAATGCTATTATTGCATGGAGCTTATAATATTATAGGCTTATGTTTACCTTTATACAAAATTAGCTATGGAGTTTAAAAATACGTTGCAGTTTGCACAATCATTAGATGCAAAAGACAATTTGAATATATATAGAGATGAATTTATTTTTCCTAAAATTAATGGGAAGGAGGTCATCTATTTTACCGGTAATTCTTTAGGATTACAGCCAAAAAGAACCAAATCGTTTGTAGATGAGGTCATGAAAGATTGGGCGGAACTTGCCGTTGAAGGTCATTTTTATGCAGAAAAACCTTGGTGGGACTATCATGAGCGCCTAGCTGAGCCCTTGGCAAAAGTAGTGGGGGCGTTGCCTGAAGAAATATCGGTAATGAATACGCTTACGGTGAATCTTCATTTATTGATGGTCTCTTTTTACAACCCCACTCAAAAGAGATTTAAGATTCTTTGTGAAGAAAAAGCATTTCCTAGTGATCAATACATGTTTCAAAGTCAAGTTCGTTTTCATGGGCTAGACCCGGATGAAACTATTGTAGAGATTAAAAAGAGAGAAGGGGAGCATCATTGGAGAACAGAAGATATACTGGCAAAAATTGAAGAGTTGGGAGATGAACTAGCACTTGTTTTAATTGGCGGAGTAAATTATTA
This genomic window contains:
- a CDS encoding peptidase associated/transthyretin-like domain-containing protein, whose protein sequence is MTRKLLFLFVLFITVSGFAQDDARVPLRGSVIYMSIGVPNENVINSTSEHATITNDQGQFKINVKVGDQLVFTAVNYNIKVVTITEEILANNRLVVEVNEKVTELDEVVITPEQQERFLKMRNEEFKQHEYEIDRGTEVENIAMSDVDRGMQDGLNFVNIFRAIFKSQDQAEEEKPRLKVSEVLRQVYDDSFFVVDLQIPQDKINEFLYYCDARMPAQSLLKKENEFQLIDALVNHSKSFLKDLNEE
- a CDS encoding peptidase associated/transthyretin-like domain-containing protein yields the protein MRSRLLFFFLLASISVFSQLGETNKLEGRVYSDDGDVAATHVLNLTSQRATITDENGFFTVAVQLLDTLEFSAIQYKKKIVVVNTAILESKFISVGLEEALTELDEVTVTPYNLSGNLLKDLPTLELDPIVTASTLALPNAYVKIPTKAERELSAATANPIMSFDPLINAITGRTKMLKKRVERNKLYDRTERVRKFYADSIYQKQLLIPIDKIDDFLYYCEVDPRFQQIVDTHNEMEIWEYLRQKSIVYRKNNALD
- a CDS encoding DUF6702 family protein; translation: MKIFKPVLVLLILPLFAFVGAHKFYISVTNVDYSEKDEAIQIITRVFIDDMNTVLKERYGYTANLGTAKETKMDKDFLEKYLRTKFLVEVNQEKATYDFIGHKYDSDMVICYLEVPNIPLSNLKQIGITDEVLTDIYDDQQNVVHMKVKGTKKSHVLVKSRPKGMLNL
- a CDS encoding M1 family metallopeptidase, translated to MKRVKYAFASILFLFTAVTFAQETMTKEKEPGHYNQSKFKQLYEEFSTPNTYRSASGAPGPDYYQQQADYVMDIRLDDKNAKLFGEETITYTNNSPDDLEYLWVQLDQNVRAKDSKAALKNGSGISLGDSPEKFVGNFMTEPFDGGFNIDYVKDDSGKALPYTINFTMMRVDLPTPLKSGDKYAFKIKWNYNIPDHTINRARSGYEYFAEDGNRAYVIAQFFPRMAVYNDVEGWQNHQFWGNGEFALPFGDYEVNITVPADHILDGTGVLQNRKEVYSKEMMARYEKAKKSYDKPVIIVSQEEAEAAEKGFSDKTKTWKLKAENVRDFGFATSRKFIWDMQAVKLGNRDVMAVSMYPKEGNPLWEEYSTKAVAHTLKSYSSHTFDYPYPKAISVHAKRQGMEYPMICWNYGRPNKDGSYSDRTKYGMISVIIHEVGHNFFPMIVNSDERQWGWMDEGLDTFMQYMAEQEFGEAYPEAIAPNAKYPSRRGDPAKIVPYMSGDQSTIAPIMSNPENVFQLGPNAYGKPATALNILRETVMGRELFDHAFKTYSHRWKFKHPTPEDFFRTMEDASAVDLDWYWRGWFYTTDYVDMAVKDIKKYYVSDQPNKKMKAYLAERGIPESNLPPMVYLEEYDDAGMVSPELKNNLPSETSKTLKEFMMDNMTAAERAAIKEPKYFYEVTYNSPGGLPMPLIVEYTYEDGSVKNVTYPPEIWRKNSKEVSMVISSTSELKGIQIDPKMETADIDTTNNSWPKKEQESDFDKMKEGIKGE
- a CDS encoding twin-arginine translocase TatA/TatE family subunit; the encoded protein is MYSLFISGAEIFFIMFIVVMVFGADKIPGIAKGLGKGMRQLKDATEDIKQEIQKSADKQGIDTSFVTDIKKDIDDMKQDISSGLGTDVKKQINDVTKNINEVTGTIKRK
- a CDS encoding phosphatase PAP2 family protein, encoding MLDKILQWDRDAFVYLNSLGIEQYDAFWSTVTKFPPWIPLFALIITLFFIKFPKKEAITMILTILIMAAFVATVTDLTKHVVARLRPNNDEELNTLIRILRSPSGFSFFSGHASSSFSIITLTVLFLRREFKWVYLFYIWPILFAMSRVYVGVHFPIDLMVGALVGICSAWLFYKLYGLLILPYLGSVRHE
- a CDS encoding O-methyltransferase, with product MHFLSPLLENYLADHSQPEPKLLQELTRETHLKVIQPRMLTGHFQGRVLSLLSKLIHPANILEIGTYTGYSALCLAEGLQKNGQLHTIDVNAELEQIQRTFFDRSDYGNQIIQHVGNALDIIPKMDITFDLIFIDAEKKQYDKYLDVVLPKTKSGSVILSDNVLWSGKVVEPLNPKDVTTKVLLDYNKKLSDHPQLETVLLPIRDGLTLSRVK
- a CDS encoding GNAT family N-acetyltransferase produces the protein MNNEITLREALKNDVPVLLQYEQEVVKAERPMDPTIRNNDVQYYDLDALIENPRATLMVACDGDKIVATGYALEKQARPYLDHETYAYLGFMYTDPEYRGRGINGKIVEALQHWAMNIGLTEIRLHVYEENEPAIKAYEKKGFKRHMIEMRLRTES